The following coding sequences lie in one Saccharopolyspora hordei genomic window:
- a CDS encoding LLM class flavin-dependent oxidoreductase, translating into MRVGIVILPEHRWWAAEPMWRMAEEYGFAHAWTYDHLGWKSLVDKPWFDAVPTLTAAAMVTSTIRLGTLVASPNFRHPVHFARELTALDDISDGRITLGVGAGGSGFDTRVLGGPELTPGQRVDRFAEFLELLHQILTHDTTDHSGTYYSAVQARRHPGCVQLPRLPFVVAANGPRSMRLAARYGSGWVTTGGGGDDEESWWRSVAELSLRFGEVLSEQGRDPAQVDRYLQVDAAPGYSMSSVEHFRDVVGRAAELGFTDVITHWPRAESPYAGKESTVEEIASEVLPEL; encoded by the coding sequence GTGCGAGTTGGGATCGTGATTCTGCCGGAGCACCGATGGTGGGCCGCCGAGCCGATGTGGCGGATGGCCGAGGAGTACGGCTTCGCCCACGCCTGGACCTACGACCACCTCGGTTGGAAGTCCCTTGTGGACAAGCCGTGGTTCGACGCGGTGCCGACCTTGACCGCCGCCGCGATGGTCACCTCCACCATCCGGCTGGGCACCCTGGTCGCCTCGCCGAACTTCCGGCACCCGGTGCACTTCGCGCGGGAGCTCACCGCGCTCGACGACATCTCCGACGGCCGGATCACCCTCGGCGTCGGCGCGGGCGGTTCCGGCTTCGACACCCGGGTGCTGGGCGGGCCGGAGCTGACCCCGGGCCAGCGGGTCGACCGGTTCGCCGAGTTCCTGGAGCTGCTGCACCAGATCCTCACCCACGACACCACCGACCACTCCGGCACGTACTACTCGGCGGTGCAGGCCCGCAGGCACCCCGGGTGCGTGCAGCTGCCCCGGCTGCCGTTCGTGGTGGCCGCCAACGGTCCCCGCTCGATGCGGCTGGCCGCCCGGTACGGCAGCGGCTGGGTCACCACCGGAGGCGGCGGGGACGACGAGGAGAGCTGGTGGCGGTCGGTCGCCGAGCTCTCGCTGCGGTTCGGCGAGGTGCTGTCCGAGCAGGGGCGGGACCCGGCGCAGGTGGACCGCTACCTGCAGGTCGACGCCGCGCCGGGGTACTCGATGTCCAGTGTGGAGCACTTCCGCGACGTGGTCGGCCGCGCCGCCGAGCTCGGGTTCACCGACGTCATCACGCACTGGCCGCGCGCCGAGAGCCCGTACGCGGGCAAGGAGTCGACCGTCGAGGAGATCGCCTCGGAGGTCCTGCCGGAGCTGTGA
- a CDS encoding septum formation family protein — protein MKPNTRLVMICAVLGALLVLVVSALLNWPGDGAGGGGSDRPGSSPAPRVVFTAPPGSCLHWTEPDAADIRKVTCSEPHLFEVTGTADLRPQFGEDAPFPRTEQWQQIKQERCVEVSTSFLSGRFDPNGRFSVGAFTPSEDGWADGDRTLHCGLQQPGPSGRLYPMTGSASTVDQSNVYPEGRCLGINGTAVWDPVDCTKPHSVEITGVVDLSEQFPGGYPAEGDQDGFLATRCAELTDRYAGGPTVAKDKGLVTYWDTLAQESWDAGSRTVNCKVSAQLPDGSGLAPVTGSVKGEVRVGKEPAPLATTPRGPATKPR, from the coding sequence ATGAAGCCCAACACCCGGCTCGTGATGATCTGCGCCGTGCTTGGCGCGCTGCTGGTCCTCGTGGTCAGCGCGCTGCTGAACTGGCCGGGCGACGGGGCCGGGGGCGGCGGGTCCGACCGGCCCGGCTCGTCCCCGGCGCCCCGCGTGGTGTTCACCGCACCGCCGGGCAGCTGCCTGCACTGGACCGAGCCCGACGCCGCCGACATCCGCAAGGTCACCTGCTCCGAGCCGCACCTGTTCGAGGTCACCGGGACCGCCGACCTGCGGCCGCAGTTCGGCGAGGACGCCCCGTTCCCGCGCACCGAGCAGTGGCAGCAGATCAAGCAGGAGCGCTGCGTGGAGGTCTCCACCAGCTTCCTGTCCGGCCGGTTCGACCCCAACGGCCGGTTCAGCGTCGGCGCGTTCACGCCGAGCGAGGACGGCTGGGCCGACGGTGACCGAACGCTGCACTGCGGCCTCCAGCAGCCCGGACCGTCCGGCAGGCTCTACCCGATGACCGGCAGCGCCTCGACGGTCGACCAGTCCAACGTCTACCCGGAGGGCCGCTGCCTGGGCATCAACGGCACCGCGGTGTGGGACCCGGTGGACTGCACGAAGCCGCACTCGGTGGAGATCACCGGCGTGGTGGACCTCAGCGAGCAGTTCCCCGGCGGCTACCCCGCGGAGGGCGACCAGGACGGCTTCCTGGCGACCCGGTGCGCGGAGCTGACCGACCGGTACGCGGGCGGGCCGACGGTGGCGAAGGACAAGGGCCTGGTCACCTACTGGGACACCCTCGCGCAGGAGAGCTGGGACGCCGGCTCGCGCACGGTCAACTGCAAGGTGAGCGCGCAGCTGCCGGACGGCAGCGGGCTGGCGCCGGTCACCGGCAGCGTCAAGGGCGAGGTGCGGGTCGGCAAGGAACCGGCACCGCTGGCCACCACCCCCCGCGGACCCGCCACGAAACCGCGCTGA
- the pheA gene encoding prephenate dehydratase, with amino-acid sequence MPHIAYLGPAGTFTEQATRQLTEGFGAELVPFDTVPLALDAVRRGEVLAAGVPVENSVEGSVNATLDALTVDDPLVAVQEALLPVQFDLLVRPGTELAGIRTVASHPHALAQVRGWLAENLPDAEVRATGSTSAGAAAVAAGEFDSAIAAPVALEHYPSLERLVGGIADVRDAVTRFLLVRRPGQLPEPTGADRTSLCAVISDEVGTLAEMLTELSLRGINLSRIESRPIKDRFGEYRFFLDFDGHVADARIGDALTALRRRCSSVRFLGSYPKADRTPASVRPSASEQAFRSSAQWVEDVRAGRLA; translated from the coding sequence GTGCCACACATCGCTTACCTCGGCCCGGCAGGCACGTTCACCGAGCAGGCCACCCGACAGCTCACCGAGGGCTTCGGCGCCGAGCTGGTGCCCTTCGACACCGTCCCGCTGGCGCTGGACGCGGTGCGCCGCGGTGAGGTGCTGGCCGCGGGGGTGCCGGTGGAGAACTCCGTCGAGGGCTCGGTGAACGCGACGCTGGACGCGCTGACCGTGGACGACCCGCTGGTCGCCGTCCAGGAGGCCCTGCTGCCGGTCCAGTTCGACCTGCTGGTCCGGCCGGGCACCGAGCTCGCGGGGATCCGCACCGTGGCCAGCCACCCGCACGCGCTGGCGCAGGTCCGCGGCTGGCTGGCGGAGAACCTGCCCGACGCCGAGGTGCGGGCCACCGGCTCGACGTCCGCCGGCGCTGCCGCGGTGGCGGCCGGGGAGTTCGACTCGGCGATCGCCGCGCCGGTCGCCCTCGAGCACTACCCGTCGCTGGAGCGGCTGGTCGGCGGCATCGCCGACGTGCGCGACGCGGTGACCCGGTTCCTGCTGGTGCGCCGGCCCGGCCAGCTGCCGGAACCGACCGGCGCGGACCGCACCTCGCTGTGCGCGGTGATCAGCGACGAGGTCGGCACGCTGGCGGAGATGCTCACCGAGCTGTCGCTGCGCGGCATCAACCTCAGCCGCATCGAGTCCCGGCCGATCAAGGACCGCTTCGGCGAGTACCGCTTCTTCCTGGACTTCGACGGGCACGTTGCGGACGCTCGGATCGGGGACGCGCTGACCGCGCTGCGCCGCCGGTGCAGCTCCGTCCGGTTCCTCGGCTCCTACCCGAAGGCCGACCGGACCCCGGCCAGCGTGCGCCCGTCCGCCTCGGAGCAAGCGTTCCGGTCCTCCGCGCAGTGGGTGGAGGACGTGCGCGCCGGGCGGTTGGCATGA
- a CDS encoding macro domain-containing protein, whose protein sequence is MLCVVTADSERSSGGAEPELQLVLCALDEPLAAAWQEIADDRAGLTVHRGSVLDLSVDAVVSPANSYGWMRGGIDAVYARAFPDVEQRVRSAVLAYHGGELPVGEALLVPTGVPNPIWLISAPTMREPGERLPADTVHPYLAARAVLRLWRSAALENGALVRDVVRSIAMPGLGTGVGGVPPELCARQIAAAWDEVCTHVDQR, encoded by the coding sequence ATGCTGTGTGTCGTGACCGCAGATTCGGAGCGCTCGTCGGGAGGAGCGGAGCCGGAGCTGCAGCTCGTCCTGTGCGCGTTGGACGAGCCGCTGGCCGCAGCCTGGCAGGAGATCGCAGACGACCGCGCCGGCCTCACCGTCCACCGGGGCTCGGTGCTGGACCTGTCGGTCGACGCGGTGGTGAGCCCGGCGAACTCGTACGGCTGGATGCGCGGCGGCATCGACGCCGTCTACGCGCGTGCCTTCCCCGACGTGGAGCAGCGAGTGCGCAGCGCCGTGCTGGCCTACCACGGCGGGGAGCTGCCGGTCGGGGAGGCGCTGCTGGTGCCCACCGGCGTCCCGAACCCGATCTGGCTGATCAGCGCCCCCACCATGCGCGAACCCGGTGAGCGGTTGCCCGCCGACACCGTGCACCCCTACCTGGCGGCGCGCGCGGTGCTGCGGCTGTGGCGGAGCGCGGCGCTGGAGAACGGCGCGCTGGTGCGGGACGTGGTGCGCTCGATCGCCATGCCCGGCCTGGGCACCGGTGTCGGCGGGGTGCCGCCCGAGCTGTGCGCGCGGCAGATCGCGGCCGCGTGGGACGAGGTGTGCACGCACGTCGACCAGCGCTGA
- a CDS encoding histidine phosphatase family protein, which yields MFELDAPAGLRLVLVRHGQTPANVAHVLDTVPPGPGLTELGRQQADELAVRLAEEKVVSVHASRALRAQQTAQPLAQRHGLPVEVVEGTHEVFVGDLERRGDLDALRTFDEVYALWHLGELDVPMPGGETGRQALTRFVAGARSAVDGAGDGAVVLVSHGAMLRLAVSALASNVDGATANSVLLPNTGVIVLESDPEAPTGWTCTSWDGLDRL from the coding sequence ATGTTCGAGCTCGACGCACCCGCCGGGCTGCGGCTGGTGCTGGTCCGGCACGGGCAGACCCCGGCCAACGTGGCGCACGTGCTCGACACCGTGCCGCCGGGGCCGGGCCTGACCGAGCTCGGTCGGCAGCAGGCCGACGAGCTCGCGGTGCGGCTGGCCGAGGAGAAGGTCGTCTCGGTGCACGCCAGCCGCGCCCTGCGCGCGCAGCAGACGGCGCAGCCGCTGGCGCAGCGCCACGGCCTGCCCGTCGAGGTCGTCGAGGGCACGCACGAGGTCTTCGTCGGGGACCTGGAGCGCCGCGGCGACCTGGACGCGCTGCGGACGTTCGACGAGGTCTACGCGCTGTGGCACCTGGGCGAGCTCGACGTGCCGATGCCGGGCGGGGAGACCGGGCGGCAGGCCCTGACCCGGTTCGTCGCCGGGGCGCGCAGCGCGGTCGACGGCGCGGGCGACGGGGCGGTGGTGCTGGTCAGCCACGGCGCGATGCTGCGGCTGGCGGTGTCCGCGCTGGCCTCGAACGTCGACGGCGCGACGGCGAACTCGGTGCTGCTGCCCAACACCGGCGTGATCGTCCTGGAGTCCGACCCGGAGGCCCCCACCGGCTGGACCTGCACCTCCTGGGACGGCCTGGACCGGCTCTGA
- a CDS encoding peptidoglycan recognition protein family protein — protein MRPRLGLPIALLLAATALPAAASAATPESSTRIPLRDVPLDRSQARQVHVDAPFDLIGLAWRGPAPDRVEVRTRGAGAWSEWVRLEADAGGSEPLWTGQADTAQVRATRGGVDVTGELELIAVDPGSRPAPTADTRIAGSPPVVTRAQWGADEALMTWTPEPTETKAVIVHHTAGGNDHSCAESADVVRAIYRYHAVELGWGDIGYHALVDKCGTVFEGRAGGLHGNVIGGHARGFNRHTFGVSMMGNHERVAPSRETVEAVAEISAWKLSTVGVPAAGTTELVAEPAGSSLHPAGTTVTLPTIFGHRDVSKTACPGRFGYEELGTVRDRAAVLQRDARP, from the coding sequence ATGCGCCCACGGCTGGGACTGCCGATCGCGCTGCTGCTGGCCGCGACGGCGTTGCCCGCGGCCGCCAGTGCCGCCACCCCCGAGTCCAGCACCCGGATCCCGCTGCGCGACGTGCCGCTGGACCGCTCGCAGGCCCGCCAGGTGCACGTCGACGCGCCGTTCGACCTCATCGGCCTGGCCTGGCGCGGACCCGCCCCGGACCGCGTCGAGGTGCGCACCCGCGGCGCCGGGGCGTGGAGCGAGTGGGTCCGGCTGGAGGCGGACGCCGGCGGCAGCGAGCCGCTGTGGACCGGGCAGGCCGACACCGCGCAGGTGCGCGCCACCCGCGGCGGCGTGGACGTCACCGGGGAGCTCGAGCTCATCGCGGTCGACCCAGGCAGCCGTCCCGCCCCGACCGCGGACACCCGGATCGCCGGGTCGCCCCCGGTGGTCACGCGGGCGCAGTGGGGCGCCGACGAGGCCCTGATGACCTGGACGCCCGAGCCCACCGAGACCAAGGCGGTGATCGTGCACCACACCGCGGGCGGCAACGACCACAGCTGCGCGGAGTCCGCCGACGTGGTGCGGGCCATCTACCGCTACCACGCGGTCGAGCTGGGCTGGGGCGACATCGGCTACCACGCGCTGGTCGACAAGTGCGGCACCGTCTTCGAGGGCCGCGCGGGCGGCCTGCACGGCAACGTCATCGGCGGGCACGCGCGCGGGTTCAACCGCCACACCTTCGGCGTCTCCATGATGGGCAACCACGAGCGGGTGGCGCCGAGCCGCGAGACCGTCGAGGCGGTCGCCGAGATCAGCGCGTGGAAGCTCAGCACCGTGGGAGTGCCCGCAGCGGGCACGACCGAGCTGGTCGCCGAGCCCGCGGGCAGTTCGCTCCACCCGGCCGGCACCACCGTCACGCTGCCGACGATCTTCGGGCACCGCGACGTCAGCAAGACCGCCTGCCCGGGCCGGTTCGGCTACGAGGAGCTCGGCACCGTCCGGGACCGCGCGGCGGTCCTGCAGCGCGACGCCCGGCCGTGA
- a CDS encoding Cof-type HAD-IIB family hydrolase: protein MRRPGLVASDVDGTLLDPLERVSARTARTVQRVVASGTPFVLVTGRPPRWVPTVVAGLGVAGVVVCANGAVLYDAAADRVLHSHVIEALDLHDVVRELRHELPGCAFAVERATDGAHDRPHEQFLAESAFRRVWPGSGVRGAGVDELTGRPAIKLLVLHEHLTSAELAEAAGAVVGDRMQLTYSTSAGLVELSATGVDKATGLAAVAAELGVDQADVIAFGDMPNDAPMLSWAGHGVAMRNAHPAALAVADEVTASNAEDGVAELLARWW from the coding sequence GTGCGCAGACCCGGCCTGGTGGCATCCGACGTGGACGGAACCCTGCTCGACCCGCTCGAGCGGGTGAGCGCGCGCACCGCGCGCACGGTGCAGCGCGTGGTCGCCTCCGGGACCCCGTTCGTGCTGGTCACCGGCCGCCCGCCGCGGTGGGTGCCGACGGTCGTGGCCGGCCTCGGGGTGGCCGGGGTGGTGGTGTGCGCGAACGGTGCGGTGCTCTACGACGCCGCGGCCGACCGGGTGCTGCACAGCCACGTGATCGAGGCCCTGGACCTGCACGACGTGGTGCGCGAGCTGCGCCACGAGCTGCCGGGGTGCGCGTTCGCGGTGGAGCGCGCGACCGACGGCGCGCACGACCGCCCGCACGAGCAGTTCCTGGCCGAGTCAGCTTTCCGCCGGGTGTGGCCGGGCTCCGGCGTCCGGGGCGCCGGGGTCGACGAGCTCACCGGCAGGCCCGCGATCAAGCTGCTGGTGCTGCATGAGCACCTGACCAGCGCCGAGCTGGCCGAGGCGGCCGGTGCGGTGGTCGGGGACCGGATGCAGCTGACCTACTCGACGTCGGCGGGGCTGGTCGAGCTGTCCGCGACCGGTGTGGACAAGGCGACCGGGCTGGCCGCGGTGGCCGCCGAGCTCGGCGTCGACCAGGCCGACGTGATCGCCTTCGGCGACATGCCCAACGACGCGCCGATGCTGTCCTGGGCGGGCCACGGGGTGGCGATGCGCAACGCCCACCCGGCGGCGCTGGCCGTCGCGGACGAGGTGACGGCCAGCAACGCCGAGGACGGCGTCGCCGAACTGCTCGCCCGCTGGTGGTGA
- a CDS encoding DoxX family protein, producing the protein MLIRRLARPMLAATFVYGGIGTLRDASNHAKAAAPLLEKTVVRFRDRLPQGFPTDPETLVRIDGAIKVGAGAMLAFGKFPRLAALLLAGSLVPTTLAAHAFWEMSDPQERTEHQVHFLKNVGLLGGLLLTAVDTGGKPSVGYRARRRARQVAAHTHHTVETVKGAAKGRK; encoded by the coding sequence ATGCTGATTCGCCGTTTGGCCCGCCCGATGCTCGCGGCGACGTTCGTCTACGGCGGGATCGGGACGCTGCGCGACGCGTCGAACCACGCCAAGGCGGCGGCCCCGCTGCTGGAGAAGACCGTCGTGCGGTTCAGGGACCGGCTGCCCCAGGGGTTCCCGACCGACCCGGAGACCCTGGTGCGCATCGACGGCGCGATCAAGGTCGGGGCCGGCGCGATGCTGGCGTTCGGCAAGTTCCCGCGGCTGGCGGCGCTGCTGCTGGCGGGCAGCCTGGTGCCGACCACGCTGGCGGCGCACGCGTTCTGGGAGATGTCCGACCCGCAGGAGCGCACCGAGCACCAGGTCCACTTCCTCAAGAACGTGGGCCTGCTGGGCGGGCTGCTGCTCACCGCGGTGGACACCGGGGGCAAGCCCTCGGTCGGCTACCGGGCCCGGCGCCGCGCGCGCCAGGTCGCCGCGCACACCCACCACACCGTCGAGACGGTCAAGGGCGCGGCGAAGGGCCGGAAGTAG
- a CDS encoding endonuclease, whose product MSVRETVQAVLDDAGTTYAAEAGIKLANKPSPLYRLLVLAVLMSAPVKAEVAVAAARELAEFGTPQRMCDATWQQRVEALDRGRCTRYDERTATALGKGAQLLLDRYHGDLRRMRAKADGDLDELRDLLTEVPNLSPVGADVFCREAQLVWPELRPYVDDEVVGAARKLGLPTDPVRLTQHVEGHDIARLTAAVIRSA is encoded by the coding sequence ATGTCCGTCCGGGAGACCGTGCAGGCCGTGCTCGACGACGCGGGCACCACCTACGCCGCCGAGGCCGGCATCAAGCTGGCCAACAAGCCCTCCCCGCTGTACCGGTTGCTGGTGCTGGCCGTGCTGATGTCCGCGCCGGTCAAGGCGGAGGTGGCGGTGGCGGCGGCACGGGAACTCGCCGAGTTCGGCACGCCGCAGAGGATGTGCGACGCCACCTGGCAGCAGCGGGTGGAGGCGCTCGACCGCGGGCGCTGCACGCGCTACGACGAGCGCACCGCGACCGCGCTCGGCAAGGGCGCGCAGCTGCTGCTCGACCGGTACCACGGCGACCTGCGGCGGATGCGGGCGAAGGCCGACGGGGACCTCGACGAGCTGCGCGACCTGCTCACCGAGGTGCCGAACCTCAGCCCGGTGGGGGCGGACGTCTTCTGCCGCGAGGCGCAGCTGGTGTGGCCGGAGCTGCGGCCCTACGTCGACGACGAGGTGGTCGGCGCCGCGCGCAAGCTCGGTCTGCCCACCGATCCCGTGCGGCTCACCCAGCACGTCGAGGGCCACGACATCGCCCGGCTCACGGCCGCGGTCATCCGCTCCGCGTGA
- the serS gene encoding serine--tRNA ligase: MIDLKTLREDPEAVRASQRARGEDASLVDALLSADERRRSAVSRADGLRAEQKQLGKKVGKAKGAEREALLAQAKELSAQVKEAEAEQAAADEELLRAHKAVQNVVEPDVPPGGEDDYAVLKHVGVPREFDFEVADHVDLGVALGALDMERGAKVSGARFYFLTGIGAQLELALLNMAAAQATAAGFELVVPPVLVRPEIMDGTGFLGAHSSEVYRLEADDLYLVGTSEVPLAGYHADEILDFSDGPLRYAGWSTCFRREAGSYGKDTRGIIRVHQFNKLEMFVYCREEDAREEHQRLLAWEEEMLAKIEVPYRVIDTAAGDLGASAARKFDCEAWIPSQQTYRELTSTSNCTTFQARRLNTRYRDEEGRTRIAATLNGTLATTRWIVAILENHQQADGSVRVPEALRPFLGGREVLEPKSK, from the coding sequence GTGATCGACCTGAAGACGCTACGCGAGGATCCGGAAGCCGTGCGCGCGTCGCAGCGCGCGCGGGGCGAAGACGCGTCCCTGGTGGACGCGCTGCTGTCCGCTGACGAGCGTCGCAGGTCCGCGGTGTCCCGCGCGGACGGCCTGCGTGCCGAGCAGAAGCAGCTCGGCAAGAAGGTCGGCAAGGCCAAGGGGGCGGAGCGCGAGGCGCTGCTGGCCCAGGCCAAGGAGCTGTCCGCGCAGGTGAAGGAGGCCGAGGCCGAGCAGGCGGCGGCCGACGAGGAGCTGCTGCGGGCGCACAAGGCCGTGCAGAACGTCGTCGAGCCCGACGTCCCGCCGGGCGGCGAGGACGACTACGCCGTGCTCAAGCACGTCGGGGTCCCGCGCGAGTTCGACTTCGAGGTCGCCGACCACGTCGACCTGGGCGTCGCGCTCGGCGCCCTCGACATGGAGCGCGGCGCCAAGGTGTCCGGCGCCCGCTTCTACTTCCTCACCGGCATCGGCGCGCAGCTGGAGCTGGCACTGCTGAACATGGCCGCCGCGCAGGCCACCGCCGCCGGGTTCGAGCTGGTGGTGCCGCCGGTGCTGGTCCGGCCGGAGATCATGGACGGCACCGGCTTCCTCGGCGCGCACTCCAGCGAGGTCTACCGGCTGGAGGCCGACGACCTGTACCTGGTCGGCACCTCCGAGGTGCCGCTGGCCGGCTACCACGCCGACGAGATCCTGGACTTCTCCGACGGCCCGCTGCGCTACGCGGGCTGGTCCACCTGCTTCCGCCGCGAGGCGGGCTCCTACGGCAAGGACACCCGCGGCATCATCCGCGTGCACCAGTTCAACAAGCTGGAGATGTTCGTCTACTGCCGCGAGGAGGACGCCCGCGAGGAGCACCAGCGCCTGCTGGCCTGGGAGGAGGAGATGCTGGCCAAGATCGAGGTGCCGTACCGGGTGATCGACACCGCGGCCGGCGACCTCGGCGCCAGCGCGGCCCGCAAGTTCGACTGCGAGGCGTGGATCCCCAGCCAGCAGACCTACCGCGAGCTGACCTCCACCTCGAACTGCACCACGTTCCAGGCGCGGCGGCTGAACACCCGCTACCGCGACGAGGAGGGCCGCACCCGCATCGCGGCCACCCTCAACGGCACGCTGGCCACCACGCGCTGGATCGTGGCGATCCTGGAGAACCACCAGCAGGCCGACGGTTCGGTGCGCGTCCCGGAGGCGCTGCGCCCGTTCCTCGGGGGTCGCGAGGTCCTCGAGCCGAAGTCGAAGTGA
- a CDS encoding glutathionylspermidine synthase family protein yields the protein MRRRTSERRPDWQAKVEELGLVFGTPARAADGSKRPYWDEGVHYEFSLDEVLSLEADVELLHSMCLDAVDHVITTERYKDFGIPEWVWPHIAESWKRGDPHLYGRFDLRYDGTGPAKLLEYNADTPTSLLEAAVVQWHWLTECHEGDDQWNSIHEKLVERWGEIKDRLATNEVHFTWSSADTTGEDNITAAYLQETAAEAGLDTVGLAIEEIGWDSLLERFVDLEEAPMNSVVKIYPWEWMVDDEFGKHAVETLPATQWVEPLWKMLLSNKALLAILWEMHPGHPNLLPTFLDQPGLLTEYVRKPRLGREGNNITVVAPGWETETSGIYGEEGYVYQAFDPLPEFDGMRPALGAWVVGDASAGLGIRETAGLITDDGAAFVPHRIPAAG from the coding sequence GTGCGACGCAGGACGAGCGAACGCCGGCCGGACTGGCAGGCCAAGGTCGAGGAACTGGGGCTGGTCTTCGGCACCCCCGCCCGCGCGGCGGACGGCTCGAAGCGGCCCTACTGGGACGAGGGCGTGCACTACGAGTTCAGCCTCGACGAGGTGCTCTCCCTGGAGGCCGACGTCGAGCTGCTGCACTCGATGTGCCTGGACGCGGTGGACCACGTCATCACCACCGAGCGCTACAAGGACTTCGGCATCCCGGAGTGGGTGTGGCCGCACATCGCCGAGTCCTGGAAGCGCGGCGACCCGCACCTGTACGGCCGCTTCGACCTGCGCTACGACGGCACCGGCCCGGCCAAGCTGCTGGAGTACAACGCCGACACCCCGACCTCGCTGCTGGAGGCCGCGGTCGTGCAGTGGCACTGGCTGACCGAGTGCCACGAGGGCGACGACCAGTGGAACTCCATCCACGAGAAGCTGGTGGAGCGCTGGGGCGAGATCAAGGACCGGCTGGCCACCAACGAGGTGCACTTCACCTGGTCGTCGGCCGACACCACCGGTGAGGACAACATCACCGCCGCCTACCTGCAGGAGACCGCGGCGGAGGCGGGGCTGGACACCGTCGGCCTGGCCATCGAGGAGATCGGCTGGGACAGCCTGCTGGAGCGCTTCGTCGACCTCGAAGAGGCGCCGATGAACTCGGTCGTCAAGATCTACCCCTGGGAGTGGATGGTCGACGACGAGTTCGGCAAGCACGCCGTCGAGACGCTGCCCGCCACGCAGTGGGTCGAACCGCTGTGGAAGATGCTGCTGTCCAACAAGGCGCTGCTGGCGATCCTGTGGGAGATGCACCCCGGCCACCCGAACCTGCTGCCGACGTTCCTGGACCAGCCGGGCCTGCTCACCGAGTACGTCCGCAAGCCCCGGCTGGGCCGCGAGGGCAACAACATCACCGTGGTCGCGCCGGGCTGGGAGACCGAGACCTCCGGGATCTACGGCGAGGAGGGCTACGTCTACCAGGCCTTCGACCCGCTGCCGGAGTTCGACGGCATGCGCCCGGCGCTCGGCGCCTGGGTGGTCGGCGACGCCTCGGCGGGTCTCGGCATCCGCGAGACGGCGGGGCTGATCACCGACGACGGTGCCGCGTTCGTGCCGCACCGCATCCCGGCCGCCGGCTGA
- a CDS encoding metallopeptidase family protein: MPVEMTRARFEELVADALDLLPAEFAAAMNNVVVLVEDAHPEDPSLLGLYEGIALTERDHTYAGVMPDRITIYREPLLEMCQDEEELVDEVAVTVVHEIAHHFGIDDDKLHALGWG, encoded by the coding sequence ATGCCGGTGGAGATGACCCGTGCCCGGTTCGAGGAGCTCGTCGCGGACGCACTGGACCTGCTGCCCGCCGAGTTCGCGGCCGCGATGAACAACGTCGTGGTGCTCGTCGAGGACGCCCACCCCGAGGACCCGTCGCTGCTCGGGCTGTACGAGGGCATCGCGCTCACCGAGCGCGACCACACCTACGCCGGGGTGATGCCGGACCGGATCACGATCTACCGCGAACCGCTGCTGGAGATGTGCCAGGACGAGGAGGAGCTGGTCGACGAGGTGGCGGTGACGGTGGTGCACGAGATCGCCCACCACTTCGGCATCGACGACGACAAGCTCCACGCCCTCGGCTGGGGCTGA
- a CDS encoding cupin domain-containing protein, producing the protein MSEPPGGARAPALAGLGDRIRRLRLARGLEQDELAARAELDREQLVGIEQGGTTPTLDVLAQVAGALDVELPRLFTDAEPGPAVMVLRGNEVPTVDTDGMAVQVLTPRAVVPGLYAARCRLSPTSAGVRPVRHEGHDWLYVLSGQLHVDFEQGATTLRAGDSVSFSARVPHRLSALGGVPAEFLAVGAALLAPPRGED; encoded by the coding sequence GTGTCCGAACCTCCTGGTGGCGCGCGTGCGCCCGCCCTCGCCGGGCTCGGCGACCGGATCCGCCGGTTGCGGCTCGCGCGCGGACTGGAGCAGGACGAGCTCGCCGCGCGCGCCGAGCTGGACCGGGAGCAGCTGGTCGGCATCGAACAGGGCGGCACGACACCGACGCTCGACGTGCTGGCGCAGGTGGCCGGAGCACTGGACGTGGAGCTGCCCCGGCTGTTCACCGACGCCGAGCCGGGCCCGGCGGTGATGGTGTTGCGCGGCAACGAGGTCCCGACGGTGGACACCGACGGCATGGCGGTGCAGGTGCTGACGCCGCGCGCGGTGGTCCCCGGGCTCTACGCCGCGCGCTGCCGGCTCTCCCCGACCAGCGCGGGCGTGCGACCGGTCCGGCACGAGGGCCACGACTGGCTCTACGTGCTCAGCGGCCAGTTGCACGTGGACTTCGAGCAGGGCGCGACGACGCTGCGGGCGGGGGACAGCGTCAGCTTCAGCGCCCGCGTGCCGCACCGGCTCTCGGCCCTGGGCGGGGTGCCCGCCGAGTTCCTCGCGGTGGGGGCGGCGCTGCTGGCACCACCCCGCGGCGAGGACTGA